A single region of the Epinephelus moara isolate mb chromosome 16, YSFRI_EMoa_1.0, whole genome shotgun sequence genome encodes:
- the LOC126403191 gene encoding YTH domain-containing family protein 1-like isoform X1, with translation MSATSIDPQRSKGQASKVQNGSLHQKETVHDNDFEPYLTGQSTQNNSYQSITDPYLSSYYAPSIGFPYPLSEAPWSTGGDPPIPYLTPYGPLSNGDHHFMPDTVFGQPGGLGSSIYPHRFNFFPENPAFSAWGTSGSQGQQTQSSAYGGSYSYPPSSLGGTLVPDGQTGFHSDTLNKAPGMNSLEQGMVGLKIGGDVTGQGSGVKAVGSVIGGPAVAATGNGATPIGMPPPKPTSWAAIASKPAKPQQLKAKVKPGMPNPGGALPPPPIKHNMNIGTWDKGPVTKVATAPLQQQQPLGLPHAMPPQAPMQQGPMQPPPPQSLVQPQMQPMALQPQPHHHQHHQPPPQPYQNHTQPPQPQTRWVAPRNRNQGYGQGGPGHDGSGVMGMVGGGPGGPQTSASQGPGGESHPVLDKLRASHSYNPKDFEWNLKNGRVFIIKSYSEDDIHRSIKYSIWCSTEHGNKRLDSAFRAMNSKGPVYLLFSVNGSGHFCGVAEMRSPVDYGTSAGVWAQDKWKGKFDVDWLFVKDVPNSQLRHIRLENNDNKPVTNSRDTQEVPLEKAKQVLKIIATYKHTTSIFDDFSHYEKRQEEEEEVRKTFEPSPIQNRSRLDQERQNRNKQ, from the exons ATGTCTGCCACAAGCATTGACCCTCAG AGATCAAAGGGACAAGCATCTAAAG TGCAAAATGGTTCACTGCATCAGAAGGAGACTGTCCATGACAATGATTTTGAGCCATACCTCACTGGTCAATCAACTCAG AACAACAGCTACCAGTCCATCACCGACCCCTACCTGTCCAGCTACTACGCCCCCTCCATTGGATTTCCGTATCCCCTCAGTGAGGCTCCCTGGTCCACAGGCGGGGACCCCCCTATTCCATACCTCACCCCCTATGGACCCTTGAGTAATGGAGACCATCACTTCATGCCAGACACTGTGTTTGGCCAGCCGGGGGGCCTGGGAAGCAGCATCTACCCCCACAGGTTTAACTTTTTTCCTGAAAACCCTGCCTTCTCTGCTTGGGGCACGAGTGGCTCCCAGGGCCAGCAGACTCAAAGTTCAGCCTACGGTGGCAGCTACAGCTATCCCCCCAGCTCCCTGGGGGGCACCCTGGTGCCTGACGGTCAGACGGGCTTTCACAGTGACACCCTCAACAAAGCCCCCGGTATGAACAGCCTGGAGCAGGGTATGGTCGGCTTGAAGATCGGAGGGGATGTCACTGGCCAGGGGTCAGGAGTCAAGGCTGTGGGATCTGTGATCGGTGGACCGGCGGTGGCAGCCACAGGGAATGGAGCCACACCTATTGGAATGCCTCCCCCCAAACCCACCTCCTGGGCAGCCATCGCCAGCAAGCCCGCCAAACCGCAGCAGCTGAAAGCTAAGGTGAAGCCTGGGATGCCCAATCCAGGGGGTGCTCTTCCCCCGCCACCCATCAAACACAATATGAACATCGGGACCTGGGACAAGGGCCCAGTGACTAAAGTAGCCACAGCtccactgcagcaacagcagcctCTTGGTCTGCCTCATGCCATGCCACCTCAAGCCCCCATGCAGCAAGGACCCATGCAGCCCCCACCTCCCCAGTCTTTGGTGCAGCCCCAGATGCAGCCTATGGCCTTACAGCCCCAGCCCCACCATCACCAGCACCATCAGCCACCACCTCAGCCCTACCAAAACCACACCCAGCCCCCACAACCCCAGACCCGTTGGGTTGCCCCACGCAACCGTAACCAAGGCTACGGGCAGGGTGGCCCTGGCCATGATGGTAGTGGTGTGATGGGTATGGTTGGTGGTGGGCCCGGTGGCCCCCAAACGTCTGCCAGCCAGGGACCTGGTGGAGAGTCTCACCCAGTGCTGGATAAGCTCCGTGCCTCCCATAGCTACAACCCGAAGGACTTTGAATGGAACCTGAAGAATGGACGTGTTTTCATCATTAAGAGCTACTCCGAGGACGATATCCATCGCTCCATCAAGTACTCCATCTGGTGCAGCACGGAGCATGGAAACAAGAGGCTGGACTCAGCCTTCCGGGCCATGAATTCTAAAGGCCCCGTGTACCTTCTGTTCAGTGTCAACGGCAGTGGTCATTTCTGCGGCGTGGCAGAGATGCGTTCACCAGTGGACTATGGCACCAGTGCTGGTGTTTGGGCACAGGACAAGTGGAAGGGCAAGTTTGACGTGGACTGGTTGTTTGTTAAGGACGTGCCTAATAGCCAGCTGCGCCACATCCGCCTGGAGAACAATGACAACAAGCCAGTGACCAACTCCCGCGACACCCAGGAGGTTCCTCTGGAGAAGGCCAAACAGGTGCTCAAGATCATCGCCACCTACAAACACACCACCTCCATCTTTGATGACTTCTCCCATTACGAGAAGAggcaggaagaagaggaggaggtgcgCAAG ACTTTTGAACCGTCTCCGATACAGAACCGCTCTCGGTTGGATCAG GAGCGCCAAAACAGGAATAAACAATAG
- the LOC126403191 gene encoding YTH domain-containing family protein 1-like isoform X2, which yields MSATSIDPQRSKGQASKVQNGSLHQKETVHDNDFEPYLTGQSTQNNSYQSITDPYLSSYYAPSIGFPYPLSEAPWSTGGDPPIPYLTPYGPLSNGDHHFMPDTVFGQPGGLGSSIYPHRFNFFPENPAFSAWGTSGSQGQQTQSSAYGGSYSYPPSSLGGTLVPDGQTGFHSDTLNKAPGMNSLEQGMVGLKIGGDVTGQGSGVKAVGSVIGGPAVAATGNGATPIGMPPPKPTSWAAIASKPAKPQQLKAKVKPGMPNPGGALPPPPIKHNMNIGTWDKGPVTKVATAPLQQQQPLGLPHAMPPQAPMQQGPMQPPPPQSLVQPQMQPMALQPQPHHHQHHQPPPQPYQNHTQPPQPQTRWVAPRNRNQGYGQGGPGHDGSGVMGMVGGGPGGPQTSASQGPGGESHPVLDKLRASHSYNPKDFEWNLKNGRVFIIKSYSEDDIHRSIKYSIWCSTEHGNKRLDSAFRAMNSKGPVYLLFSVNGSGHFCGVAEMRSPVDYGTSAGVWAQDKWKGKFDVDWLFVKDVPNSQLRHIRLENNDNKPVTNSRDTQEVPLEKAKQVLKIIATYKHTTSIFDDFSHYEKRQEEEEETFEPSPIQNRSRLDQERQNRNKQ from the exons ATGTCTGCCACAAGCATTGACCCTCAG AGATCAAAGGGACAAGCATCTAAAG TGCAAAATGGTTCACTGCATCAGAAGGAGACTGTCCATGACAATGATTTTGAGCCATACCTCACTGGTCAATCAACTCAG AACAACAGCTACCAGTCCATCACCGACCCCTACCTGTCCAGCTACTACGCCCCCTCCATTGGATTTCCGTATCCCCTCAGTGAGGCTCCCTGGTCCACAGGCGGGGACCCCCCTATTCCATACCTCACCCCCTATGGACCCTTGAGTAATGGAGACCATCACTTCATGCCAGACACTGTGTTTGGCCAGCCGGGGGGCCTGGGAAGCAGCATCTACCCCCACAGGTTTAACTTTTTTCCTGAAAACCCTGCCTTCTCTGCTTGGGGCACGAGTGGCTCCCAGGGCCAGCAGACTCAAAGTTCAGCCTACGGTGGCAGCTACAGCTATCCCCCCAGCTCCCTGGGGGGCACCCTGGTGCCTGACGGTCAGACGGGCTTTCACAGTGACACCCTCAACAAAGCCCCCGGTATGAACAGCCTGGAGCAGGGTATGGTCGGCTTGAAGATCGGAGGGGATGTCACTGGCCAGGGGTCAGGAGTCAAGGCTGTGGGATCTGTGATCGGTGGACCGGCGGTGGCAGCCACAGGGAATGGAGCCACACCTATTGGAATGCCTCCCCCCAAACCCACCTCCTGGGCAGCCATCGCCAGCAAGCCCGCCAAACCGCAGCAGCTGAAAGCTAAGGTGAAGCCTGGGATGCCCAATCCAGGGGGTGCTCTTCCCCCGCCACCCATCAAACACAATATGAACATCGGGACCTGGGACAAGGGCCCAGTGACTAAAGTAGCCACAGCtccactgcagcaacagcagcctCTTGGTCTGCCTCATGCCATGCCACCTCAAGCCCCCATGCAGCAAGGACCCATGCAGCCCCCACCTCCCCAGTCTTTGGTGCAGCCCCAGATGCAGCCTATGGCCTTACAGCCCCAGCCCCACCATCACCAGCACCATCAGCCACCACCTCAGCCCTACCAAAACCACACCCAGCCCCCACAACCCCAGACCCGTTGGGTTGCCCCACGCAACCGTAACCAAGGCTACGGGCAGGGTGGCCCTGGCCATGATGGTAGTGGTGTGATGGGTATGGTTGGTGGTGGGCCCGGTGGCCCCCAAACGTCTGCCAGCCAGGGACCTGGTGGAGAGTCTCACCCAGTGCTGGATAAGCTCCGTGCCTCCCATAGCTACAACCCGAAGGACTTTGAATGGAACCTGAAGAATGGACGTGTTTTCATCATTAAGAGCTACTCCGAGGACGATATCCATCGCTCCATCAAGTACTCCATCTGGTGCAGCACGGAGCATGGAAACAAGAGGCTGGACTCAGCCTTCCGGGCCATGAATTCTAAAGGCCCCGTGTACCTTCTGTTCAGTGTCAACGGCAGTGGTCATTTCTGCGGCGTGGCAGAGATGCGTTCACCAGTGGACTATGGCACCAGTGCTGGTGTTTGGGCACAGGACAAGTGGAAGGGCAAGTTTGACGTGGACTGGTTGTTTGTTAAGGACGTGCCTAATAGCCAGCTGCGCCACATCCGCCTGGAGAACAATGACAACAAGCCAGTGACCAACTCCCGCGACACCCAGGAGGTTCCTCTGGAGAAGGCCAAACAGGTGCTCAAGATCATCGCCACCTACAAACACACCACCTCCATCTTTGATGACTTCTCCCATTACGAGAAGAggcaggaagaagaggaggag ACTTTTGAACCGTCTCCGATACAGAACCGCTCTCGGTTGGATCAG GAGCGCCAAAACAGGAATAAACAATAG
- the LOC126403191 gene encoding YTH domain-containing family protein 1-like isoform X3 produces MSKMLILSFTCTMLILSVDASLMSWHLTYLFPEVMAHPNMSFEYDMHNHCSLKSLQNGSLHQKETVHDNDFEPYLTGQSTQNNSYQSITDPYLSSYYAPSIGFPYPLSEAPWSTGGDPPIPYLTPYGPLSNGDHHFMPDTVFGQPGGLGSSIYPHRFNFFPENPAFSAWGTSGSQGQQTQSSAYGGSYSYPPSSLGGTLVPDGQTGFHSDTLNKAPGMNSLEQGMVGLKIGGDVTGQGSGVKAVGSVIGGPAVAATGNGATPIGMPPPKPTSWAAIASKPAKPQQLKAKVKPGMPNPGGALPPPPIKHNMNIGTWDKGPVTKVATAPLQQQQPLGLPHAMPPQAPMQQGPMQPPPPQSLVQPQMQPMALQPQPHHHQHHQPPPQPYQNHTQPPQPQTRWVAPRNRNQGYGQGGPGHDGSGVMGMVGGGPGGPQTSASQGPGGESHPVLDKLRASHSYNPKDFEWNLKNGRVFIIKSYSEDDIHRSIKYSIWCSTEHGNKRLDSAFRAMNSKGPVYLLFSVNGSGHFCGVAEMRSPVDYGTSAGVWAQDKWKGKFDVDWLFVKDVPNSQLRHIRLENNDNKPVTNSRDTQEVPLEKAKQVLKIIATYKHTTSIFDDFSHYEKRQEEEEEVRKTFEPSPIQNRSRLDQERQNRNKQ; encoded by the exons ATGTCCAAGATGCTCATCCTCAGTTTTACCTGCACAATGCTAATACTGTCTGTTGATGCATCTCTAATGTCTTGGCACttaacatatttatttcctGAGGTGATGGCACACCCAAATATGTCTTTTGAGTATGACATGCACAACCATTGTAGCCTTAAGAGTT TGCAAAATGGTTCACTGCATCAGAAGGAGACTGTCCATGACAATGATTTTGAGCCATACCTCACTGGTCAATCAACTCAG AACAACAGCTACCAGTCCATCACCGACCCCTACCTGTCCAGCTACTACGCCCCCTCCATTGGATTTCCGTATCCCCTCAGTGAGGCTCCCTGGTCCACAGGCGGGGACCCCCCTATTCCATACCTCACCCCCTATGGACCCTTGAGTAATGGAGACCATCACTTCATGCCAGACACTGTGTTTGGCCAGCCGGGGGGCCTGGGAAGCAGCATCTACCCCCACAGGTTTAACTTTTTTCCTGAAAACCCTGCCTTCTCTGCTTGGGGCACGAGTGGCTCCCAGGGCCAGCAGACTCAAAGTTCAGCCTACGGTGGCAGCTACAGCTATCCCCCCAGCTCCCTGGGGGGCACCCTGGTGCCTGACGGTCAGACGGGCTTTCACAGTGACACCCTCAACAAAGCCCCCGGTATGAACAGCCTGGAGCAGGGTATGGTCGGCTTGAAGATCGGAGGGGATGTCACTGGCCAGGGGTCAGGAGTCAAGGCTGTGGGATCTGTGATCGGTGGACCGGCGGTGGCAGCCACAGGGAATGGAGCCACACCTATTGGAATGCCTCCCCCCAAACCCACCTCCTGGGCAGCCATCGCCAGCAAGCCCGCCAAACCGCAGCAGCTGAAAGCTAAGGTGAAGCCTGGGATGCCCAATCCAGGGGGTGCTCTTCCCCCGCCACCCATCAAACACAATATGAACATCGGGACCTGGGACAAGGGCCCAGTGACTAAAGTAGCCACAGCtccactgcagcaacagcagcctCTTGGTCTGCCTCATGCCATGCCACCTCAAGCCCCCATGCAGCAAGGACCCATGCAGCCCCCACCTCCCCAGTCTTTGGTGCAGCCCCAGATGCAGCCTATGGCCTTACAGCCCCAGCCCCACCATCACCAGCACCATCAGCCACCACCTCAGCCCTACCAAAACCACACCCAGCCCCCACAACCCCAGACCCGTTGGGTTGCCCCACGCAACCGTAACCAAGGCTACGGGCAGGGTGGCCCTGGCCATGATGGTAGTGGTGTGATGGGTATGGTTGGTGGTGGGCCCGGTGGCCCCCAAACGTCTGCCAGCCAGGGACCTGGTGGAGAGTCTCACCCAGTGCTGGATAAGCTCCGTGCCTCCCATAGCTACAACCCGAAGGACTTTGAATGGAACCTGAAGAATGGACGTGTTTTCATCATTAAGAGCTACTCCGAGGACGATATCCATCGCTCCATCAAGTACTCCATCTGGTGCAGCACGGAGCATGGAAACAAGAGGCTGGACTCAGCCTTCCGGGCCATGAATTCTAAAGGCCCCGTGTACCTTCTGTTCAGTGTCAACGGCAGTGGTCATTTCTGCGGCGTGGCAGAGATGCGTTCACCAGTGGACTATGGCACCAGTGCTGGTGTTTGGGCACAGGACAAGTGGAAGGGCAAGTTTGACGTGGACTGGTTGTTTGTTAAGGACGTGCCTAATAGCCAGCTGCGCCACATCCGCCTGGAGAACAATGACAACAAGCCAGTGACCAACTCCCGCGACACCCAGGAGGTTCCTCTGGAGAAGGCCAAACAGGTGCTCAAGATCATCGCCACCTACAAACACACCACCTCCATCTTTGATGACTTCTCCCATTACGAGAAGAggcaggaagaagaggaggaggtgcgCAAG ACTTTTGAACCGTCTCCGATACAGAACCGCTCTCGGTTGGATCAG GAGCGCCAAAACAGGAATAAACAATAG